From the Cydia splendana chromosome 6, ilCydSple1.2, whole genome shotgun sequence genome, the window gaggggtcctgtcatagtaaattttgtaggcacagtaaatttactgccatctaacgacacacgactaaaactcaaaatgaaaacgtattaaattatcaaaaaaatgcatatatatggataaatgattttattatttttatatcattttgatgggtgtgtaatgtttaatataattatgaaaaaactatcatacatttgttataacgccatttgatatattattgtatgttattatgtaatttttattatacgtttcctttattatatagtgatttcatctaaactttcattgatataatgcctaatctaatataattttcaaatagtatatagacatgttttataatgacatttgttatattatatttgtgtataacgtaatacttcatacaattttatcaagtataaatacatatatcgtataacattttttgccatatttcatttactgataacgtaaagttttacatactttttatagctagtacgcaggcctactgcttttgctagctattttattctagggaggtcgcagttctaacctaacctaacctattttttcacggatttcgttctgcggggaccgcagttcaaacctaacctaaaccacttttttgatagaatattttattctacggagggtcaaagttctaacctaacctaaccctccttttgttaggtagttattcgtttgtgcggagtcgcagttccaacctaacctaacccatttaggtcatgcaactattatgctaaataaataattatgtgatgtcacttgttataacaaataatatgctttagagtatgtaataaatatggcaatgtatattagacgaagtgtaaatataccttatgaccattataccaataataacattatgtatactgttaattaggtattacagtagtatgccatttattacgttattcaaaataacgatatatcaaactataatatatgaaaagtaattataacaaatgtaatgcaccccattttgatccatgttcattcactgatatctatgtgttaaaattgttaaatatgaaacggtgtcgtcacgccatctagccgagaataggctaaaggtgtgtgcggcatctattcgagaatgactttttcttgaattccgaggcacgttttttccttagactttattcgtcttatacgaagttacatatataTGTCTTTGCTAATACATATCTGAGTATTTGACTTGAACATAGTGTCGTTCCGTTATCGGATTTTTTCCGAATTGGCCAGTCAAAAATTATTGGCTAAAAATACTAGTGACTCTGTGAGCGAACCCCACATCTGTAGTTCTTATAGTATAGTGTatagtgtgtgtgtgtagtgtgtgtatAGTGTATTCACTTGTTCAACATGCGGCCCACAATCGATTCAACTAGTGCTACCAGGTCAATTTTAGGAATCACACACACTGGTTCACTACTTGGCTGATTCACTGAAACACTTGAACTAGGGCCGATTATATCGTTTAAGAGTTCCTTTTGAGTTCCTGGCAGTTTTGAGGTATCACTAACTAATGCTTGAGTGTCTTGTACTTCAGTAGGTTCTAATTTAGTCTTTGTATTAGGTTGGACGTCATTATTGTCCTCATCATCACTCAAAACTATACATTCTTGTTTTATAACAGTTTCAGCATTTTCACTCACTGTTTTTCTATCTTCAGCAGTAACAGCTTTTGGTGAATCGTTATTAGTAACTaaaattgaatttatttcaCTTGCAACTTGTTTTTGTACTTCAGATGACCGCATTTGAGTTCTTATAGTATGATGTTGAATTTCTTTTTCATAATCATGGGTAAATTCATTATCATGTTTTACGCCCAGGGTTTCAACATCATCAGTCGCAATATTCAACGAATAACCTGCAAACGTAATTGCAGAAATACTTTCTCTTGCAGTTTCTTCATCAAGACCAGAATTCGTTTCACTTGCCAGTAGTTTTCGTAACACACTATATGAAGTAgtagtattttgttgtttttcagTTGGTTGTATTGCATTTTCTGTATCAAACAGCTCTTCTTTATCAGCTATGGCTCCAGCACAGCTAGCACTTTcaataatttctttttttatagtGACAGATTCATTGACTTCATTCACTTCCCTTGTAGTTTCTTTAGAAGCGTCTACTGAAGCACCCACTTCTTCATCACAATTCAGATTCATGTAATTACTCCCATTACTATCGTCACAAAATGATGACATGGAATTTAAGACGATAGAAACTCTAAATTTCTTCCTGGATGCCGCAACTTCTTCCTCATTATTCTTTCTTTTACTAGCAGATACTGCTTTATTTATGAATTCCGTATCAGAGATTGATAGGGACTCGTATATGACATGTGCCTTATcgtcttcatcatcatcaccgtCACTAGTCGACATATAAGATGGATTCTCATTTGGAATTACTGGGTTTTCTCTAAAATCATCAATATTACTTACATTACTAAACTTGTCTTGagtttttttgacaagtttgaCAAATTCATACATCTCTTGCAATTTTTTGTCACAACTTCGGCAAACTGTTTGTGGTGTGGTATCTTTGTTGAAATCTACTTCTACATTCATGTCATTCATGATAAGTATAATTTTGTCGGTTGTTACGTAAGGTTTGTCGTGGGTGAGCTGGTGGCAATCGTTCCGGATCTCCCCACAAAAGCAGCACCAGTTGAAGACAATGCCTTGCAGGATGACGCGGGTCGCGGAATCTTCACGAAGACTGCCCAACGGGTCAGCATCTAGAAAAACGGCAATTTATTTGATTGGTTTGTAAAATAATATCTTTTTTTACCTGTAAAGCAGCGGTCgccaacaggcggcccgcgaacctctcacttgcggtcCGCGAGCCTCCCtcgctattttgtatgtaatattgacaaacgacaatgtctgataaagtcataaatattaacaaagtgcggcccgagTCAACGACAATATTCTGCctgtattactgcaatgttctgccatcAGATTGCAGCACTAGCACCTATCGTAAACCATAGTGTAACTTATaatctgttcggaaagagaatagtcgtggaatgtattgggccccatacattcctcGACACTTATCCGCACAATCTCTgcatacatactgtgcctttaAATTTTTGTTTCCAAGATTTCACAGAtaataaattgaaatttaaCGATTTATTTCAGGTATCCCCTATGTCCGTAAGTAAGATTataacgcgaaaatcgaaatttatagctggtcaagcagatcttgtcagtagaaaaaggcggcaaatttgaaaaatgtaggcgcgaagggatatcgtcccatagaaaatttgaatttcgcgcccttttctactgacaagatttgcttgaccatctatagttatTTGTCTCTtcatcgctcgaatatgcaagagtgatagagacctTAGTTAACCAAAATTAGATTtacttgtttcgcggtagacccacagattgtgatggattgtggtagtggcgccacctacgcagagtttcgcgtaatattccctattgagaaaataatgtatttatgttTCTATTTATTATCGTCATCTAGAACACACAACCTAAGTCTTATTTATGGAGCTGGGACtaagtcgatttgtgtaagattcatactaatattataaaggcgaaagagtcccggggaaggacataggatagtttttatgtcggaaatcatccctgaagagagtgcaaaggggggtggaattgaaagagttaatgaattacctagtaattgaagtaagcaatgcgcgaattgaatgattgctattagcattatccaggcgctatacctactttagctgctgtcactaattccacgcagacgaagtcgcgagaAGCTAGTTTTCCTATATTCATACCTGAGCTGTTTTCTGTTGTCAAATCGTAAGAAGTCTGCTGCTGAGGCGTCGAGCTAGTCTCTCCAGTCTCCGGTCCTCGGCCTTTCCCCTTTTCTTTCCATGAGCTCCTTCCCTTTAAAAGTAAGTTAACATACAACTCCTgctttaacctcctgagactaaatgtacattacaatgtacataatcGAGCAATCTAATTTaaacctttcatgaaccaaataaagtagcatttctttagtttcattgctttttaaaacaaacgaaattcgttccaaattggaataaggttcaaattagaaatatgaaaactttatatgctgggtcttacgaggttaatGTTTCCTTCATTATTAAAGTGTAATTTTAGAAATTCCacactaatattataaaagcaaAAGTAACTGTAGTCTGTTTATTACCTATTCACGTTTATACCGCTGAATCGATTTACATGAAATCTGTATGAGActtatagagatattttgagtcccggcgAAGGAAAAAGTATTTAGGAAAAAGAtttatcccatcaaaaacattttcatgtaaaatatatatgccctaaccacagaataaataatagtactaccgtataGAAAGGCCACTTCTTACAAAactgaagtttgacagcgattcagggacgaatcatgctgtccctttctaatgtatggcactgtCCCTTTCGGCTATCAAGctattcaagtcattatcttatctgtggtcgtgcacgcaaaaggaggtcaagtggtgccaaccctaatatttgctcggagcaatgctgagccgaacggagccgagtttgcccaaagtcaggagtgtctccccactgtccTAACAACACCAACTTACACCACCACCATCACCATCTTAATCATTACTTTTCGGTTATGCTAGTTGTTATagtaacgaaacggccaagccacatatttagcaataataagtttttagcacaaatttcatttttggtacaagcttttatcgccgactgtacttttcttatgacagacaactaatactcatcgagacaattcttaaaacccctaacacaattaggttgcgttgtttcatcacagagttcctatggccacctcctgtctccatcatcagatcagctcgatggtaccataatattgcattgtcatccatacatgcatgcaaaatttcagctcaatcggaaaccgggaagtggatcaaatttaacttgcaggatttgattacagacagacagacaacggtcaggtgaaactaaataaaagcttgtaaaatagcaATTTATTACTACGGcagttgtaggtaggtacatggaaATACTATCTCTACGCAGAAAAAGTCGCGGACAGAAACTAGTTTCCAGTAATCATGGAGTGTCAGTTGTTTTTGAGAATATTCCCgcaaatacaattaattttccCGATAATATTGGGAATTTACTCATTGTCAAAGTAAAACATGAAACAATTCGGTCTTTAAGGTAATCTCAATTTTAACgcccagaaaaaaaaatatcctaaAAAAATACCAACTTTTTTGCGAGACTTCTGATGCGATTTTAGACTCTTCTGCATATTATTCAATTTTTTCTTAAGACTTTTAACGGTTATTTTCGATGTTAACTCTTTGTTATATTTCTCTAACAGCTGCTGGTAGCCGCGCCTCTTCAATTTTACATCCTTGTAATTTAAGTGTTGACTATCCCACAAGTATGGGAACTCTTGTGCCAATTCCAGTATTGGGTCTTTTTTCGCTATGGGTGATGGGCGACCAAACTggaacaataaaatatatattggtTACTGAACAACTTGAGATTTttactaaatataaataaataacaacagTATTATcagtatcacagaataaatagtactaccgtacagaaaggacacttcctacaaacccgaagtttgacagcggttcagggtcgaatcatgctatccctttctaatatatggcactatccctttcggctatttagagttgtcaaaattcaagtgattatcttatctgtgatcGTGcgcgcaaaaggaagtcaagtggtgccaaccctaatgattgctcagagcaatgctgagccgaagggagccgagtttgaccgaagtgaggagtgtctccccactggtattattaaatacttacttaaataatacTATTGGGTTATGGAGCTCTCCGGGCGAGCTCGGATTTATGCCTACGAATCTCTTCCCGTTCACGGTACAAAAGCAAaccaagccagttggttgccacacgcgctcacgcacGTATGTCGCGTCGCCGCGCGCTCGAATATGGTTATGCGAAAGAAATGTCTTCGTCACGAACAAATGACACAGCTTGTAGTGTGGATGGATGCAGAAACAATAAAACTagtaaaaaatatagtttttgctcTTCCGATAGATAGGAAAAGTAAGTAGACATTctcaatgtacctacttacttacacCTATTGTTAGTATTTTTAATTACGATCGATCGTTGCAAGCCAAGTTCTCTTCTCTCTCTTCGTGGTCGTGACCTCAtgtctgagggacgtgactcctACGGGTTATTCTTCCTACCACTGGTCTCCAGGGGCTCCAGGCCTCTCGATCTTCGGCCATAGGTGGTATTATTAATTggtaatattaattaatataccAGTGTTAATTAAAAAACATTAGAACGGATGTGCGAGAAATAAagtttatataataattaaaaaacaaaaataccaacCTGACCGGCATACGCCACATCGTGCTTCATACGCCTGGTCAAATTGTAAAAGCTCCTCTTGAGATCCTCCATGGTCAGTGGCACTGACGACTCCCTGTTGTATTTCTCTAAAAACTGCTTATAGCTAAGCTTTCTTACACTTTGAATTCTGAAGTTCAAGTCTCGACAGTCCCACAGGCATGGGAACTCTCGGGCCATTTCCAGAAATCGGTCTGTTACCGGCTCCGAGGTTACTGGCAATTGGCAACTTGTTGCATTATTGGTTCCAATCTGAAATAATGAAATAACTTACTTTGGTTTCTGAACGATTgagatttttatttaaaaacgtcccatacaaccatttccagtcgccgttacgacgcggtgttgacacatcttgtgtcgacaccgtctgtttcggtcacaattccagtcgcagagtcgtcgccgtgtcgacacagttaccagaaatggggaagggtcgacacatgacacaaagtgacataaagtgtggtcgccgtgtgcacacattgtttcgggtttgcgactactttatgccaaaatcattcgttcattcgttcattttgttcctgtcaaatggaaactgtcagatggaaaatacttaaataaaaataagtgacattaatacgccatctctaaaacggattacaagacgtaattatatattgtttgcatttatattacaatatgacttaaattattatggggaattaaactgctcgagtgatttgataaactaagtgtaatataatcaacgcgccaccacattgttttagtttagccggaaatgaaattgtttacttctcagtgcctgtgttcataactatattatttgaagcatttttagtacttcgatgcgtatactatacttaaataacagaaataacgctttacatactacgaaacttgttaattatgatgtataaatatggtttaaggctgagaaatattgcagtcacaaagtagttgcaatgtttcgactttgtgtcgactctgtgttgacacatgacacgcgctgtcaaaagtaataacaaagttactggtatgttactggatttgcaaaatggctccttgttttgatttgttttcagatattctcaaagtgtaaaaatgccgtggtcagagatgggcattaatcgattaactgtttattcgactaattaatggaataaaaaaagttaattctcaaattttaatcgcgattagtttagtcgacctaacatagattgaaattgaattaatctgaatattaatcgaataaattatcgattaaatctcgattgaaagttgacagggggccatttttgtacgtaaaaataatagaaatgtcttgcatgccgatggtagcaaaacactttgtcataaaagtcgagatgggtgtcgatatataggttttagggagtgccgatttcggaaataatgaccattttggaatccgaaatggcggccatgcactgtgtcataaaagtcgtcatggatgtcgttttatacgttttagggggccccaattttgaaaatgatgaccattttggaatccaaaatggcggccatgcactatgccataaaagtcgtcatgggtgtcgttttataggttttagggggcgcagatttcgaaaatgataaccattttggattccaagatggcggccatgcactatgtcataaaagtcgtcatggatgtcgttttataggttttagggggccccgctttcgaaaatgatgaccattttggaatccaaaatggcggccatgcactatgccataaaagtcgtcatgggtgtcgttttataggttttagggggcgcagatttcgaaaatgataaccattttggattccaagatggcggccatgcactatgtcataaaagtcgtcatggatgtcgttttataggttttagggggccccgctttcgaaaatgatgaacattttggaatccaaaatggcggccatgcactatatcataaaagtcgtcatgggtgtcgttttataggttttggggggcgcagatttcgaaaataataacattttcaatttaaaaatggcggcaatgcactatgtcataaaagtcgtcatggatatcgttttataggttttagggggcgcagatttcgaaaatgatgactattttggattccaagatggcggccatgcactatgtcataaaagtcgtcatggatgtcgttttataggttttagggggcgcagatttcgaaaatgatgactattttggattccacttttatgacaaaatacgtagccgccatcttggattataaaatgatcatcgttttcgaattctgcactccctaaaacctataaatcgacatccgtgacgacgcaagttatctttattttcagatctaacaaattgctacagaatacaaaggacaaaaaagaagcgaggaggtaatgaaacaagcaaaaatacagatgattcctcgacgcaattgggtgattcttaaattgtgtccagattttttttgtcataaaagtttatatttttcacatattactctcacaagttccgtgacatttcgaccttgtaattttttaagtaaatgtttttg encodes:
- the LOC134791624 gene encoding uncharacterized protein LOC134791624 gives rise to the protein MVMVVVRLKQELYVNLLLKGRSSWKEKGKGRGPETGETSSTPQQQTSYDLTTENSSDADPLGSLREDSATRVILQGIVFNWCCFCGEIRNDCHQLTHDKPYVTTDKIILIMNDMNVEVDFNKDTTPQTVCRSCDKKLQEMYEFVKLVKKTQDKFSNVSNIDDFRENPVIPNENPSYMSTSDGDDDEDDKAHVIYESLSISDTEFINKAVSASKRKNNEEEVAASRKKFRVSIVLNSMSSFCDDSNGSNYMNLNCDEEVGASVDASKETTREVNEVNESVTIKKEIIESASCAGAIADKEELFDTENAIQPTEKQQNTTTSYSVLRKLLASETNSGLDEETARESISAITFAGYSLNIATDDVETLGVKHDNEFTHDYEKEIQHHTIRTQMRSSEVQKQVASEINSILVTNNDSPKAVTAEDRKTVSENAETVIKQECIVLSDDEDNNDVQPNTKTKLEPTEVQDTQALVSDTSKLPGTQKELLNDIIGPSSSVSVNQPSSEPVCVIPKIDLVALVESIVGRMLNK
- the LOC134791625 gene encoding uncharacterized protein LOC134791625, whose protein sequence is MAQSDQWKVLVKNFPCLYDTNNPHFLNEELKARCLEQLLEMCNKEGDQMDMETLKQRVSGLITTSSMRQLVVANNAKSDRFLEMAQEFPSLWDPRDLNYRNGYVRRLSYEKLLEKYNRESPVKMTMEDLRKNFYNLTRRLTHASKIGTNNATSCQLPVTSEPVTDRFLEMAREFPCLWDCRDLNFRIQSVRKLSYKQFLEKYNRESSVPLTMEDLKRSFYNLTRRMKHDVAYAGQFGRPSPIAKKDPILELAQEFPYLWDSQHLNYKDVKLKRRGYQQLLEKYNKELTSKITVKSLKKKLNNMQKSLKSHQKSRKKVGIFLGYFFFWALKLRLP